The proteins below come from a single Streptomyces sp. B3I8 genomic window:
- the lnt gene encoding apolipoprotein N-acyltransferase, whose product MSEGLDRGLWGRWRRAAGVAVAGALPMLAFPAPSLWWFAYVALVPWMLLVRSAPTARQAAYDGWAGGFGFMVAVHHWLLPSLNVFLFVLAALLGALWAPWGLLVHRFLGPGPGSGTGAGPAGSAGRGVPPSGPRVAAALLVVPCGWLLPELVRSWQGLGGPWGLLGATQWQVGPALRLASVGGVWLLSLLVAAVNVAVTALLLAVAPARTWRRTAHGRAGSTATSNATTGDATTRITATDIAAAVSVAVAGLAVVTLAVSAAWVWAPRPAVDGRARVAVVQSGIVSGDDSPERRFDRQESLTRRLAGQDLDLVVWGESSVGFDLDERPDLARRLAALSRRLDADVLVDVDARRADRPGIYKSAILVGPDGPTGDRYDKMRLVPFGEYIPARSLLGWATSVGKAAGENRRRGDEQVVMDVGHGLRVGPLVCFETAFPDMSRHLAADGAELLLAQSSTSSFQHSWAPEQHASLAALRAAETGRPMVHATLTGVSAVYGPDGERLGSWLGTDDAGASAVYEVPLAHGTTPYVRHGDWPVHVALLVLAAFCVTEGVRAYRAHAGVQVAADRSRTAVTTRSHSS is encoded by the coding sequence TTGTCCGAGGGGCTCGACCGGGGGCTTTGGGGGCGGTGGCGGCGCGCCGCCGGGGTCGCGGTCGCCGGCGCCCTGCCGATGCTCGCCTTCCCCGCCCCCTCGCTGTGGTGGTTCGCGTATGTCGCCCTGGTCCCCTGGATGCTGCTGGTCCGCTCGGCGCCGACCGCACGTCAGGCGGCCTACGACGGCTGGGCCGGCGGCTTCGGCTTCATGGTCGCCGTGCACCACTGGCTGCTGCCGAGCCTGAACGTCTTCCTGTTCGTGCTGGCCGCCCTGCTCGGCGCGCTGTGGGCTCCCTGGGGTCTGCTCGTCCACCGCTTCCTCGGCCCCGGCCCCGGTTCGGGTACCGGGGCCGGGCCCGCGGGCAGCGCAGGGCGGGGTGTCCCGCCGTCCGGCCCCCGCGTGGCCGCCGCTCTGCTGGTTGTCCCCTGCGGCTGGCTGCTGCCCGAACTCGTGCGCTCCTGGCAGGGGTTGGGCGGGCCCTGGGGGCTGCTCGGCGCCACCCAGTGGCAGGTCGGGCCGGCGCTTCGGCTCGCCTCCGTCGGTGGGGTCTGGCTGCTCAGCCTCCTGGTGGCCGCCGTCAACGTGGCGGTGACGGCACTGCTCCTCGCGGTGGCGCCCGCGCGCACCTGGCGACGGACGGCCCACGGACGGGCCGGGAGCACCGCAACAAGCAACGCCACAACCGGCGACGCCACAACCCGCATCACCGCGACCGATATCGCCGCGGCCGTCTCCGTGGCGGTCGCCGGTCTGGCCGTCGTGACACTCGCGGTCTCGGCCGCCTGGGTGTGGGCGCCCCGCCCGGCGGTCGACGGCCGGGCCCGGGTCGCCGTCGTCCAGTCGGGCATCGTCTCCGGCGACGACAGCCCCGAACGCCGCTTCGACCGCCAGGAGTCGCTCACCCGACGGCTGGCCGGCCAGGACCTGGACCTGGTCGTCTGGGGCGAGAGCAGCGTCGGCTTCGACCTCGACGAACGGCCCGACCTCGCCCGTCGGCTCGCCGCCCTGTCCCGTCGGCTCGACGCCGATGTACTCGTCGACGTCGACGCCCGCCGCGCCGACCGCCCCGGCATATACAAGAGCGCGATCCTCGTCGGACCCGACGGCCCCACCGGCGACCGGTACGACAAGATGCGCCTGGTGCCGTTCGGTGAGTACATACCGGCACGTTCTCTGCTGGGCTGGGCCACCTCCGTCGGCAAGGCCGCCGGCGAGAACCGCAGGCGCGGCGACGAGCAGGTGGTGATGGACGTCGGGCACGGGCTGCGCGTCGGCCCGCTGGTCTGCTTCGAGACGGCGTTCCCCGACATGAGCCGGCATCTCGCGGCCGACGGCGCCGAACTGCTGCTCGCCCAGTCCTCCACGTCGAGTTTCCAGCACAGTTGGGCGCCCGAGCAGCACGCCTCGCTGGCCGCGCTGCGCGCCGCCGAGACCGGCCGCCCGATGGTGCACGCCACGCTGACCGGGGTCTCCGCGGTCTACGGCCCCGACGGCGAACGTCTCGGTTCCTGGCTCGGCACGGACGACGCCGGCGCCTCGGCGGTGTACGAGGTGCCGCTCGCCCACGGCACGACCCCGTACGTGCGGCACGGCGACTGGCCGGTGCACGTGGCGCTGCTGGTCCTGGCCGCGTTCTGCGTCACCGAGGGCGTACGCGCCTACCGTGCGCACGCGGGCGTTCAGGTCGCGGCGGACCGCTCCAGGACCGCGGTCACGACCCGTTCGCACAGTTCGTGA
- a CDS encoding Gfo/Idh/MocA family protein: MKVGCIGLGDIAQKAYLPVLGTLPGVELHLHTRTPATLTRVADTLHLPAGQRHTELRTLLDQGLDAAFVHASTAAHPELVARLLEAGVPTYVDKPLAYELADSERLVALAEERNTTLTVGFNRRYAPGYVQCADHPRELILMQKNRVGLPENPRTMILDDFIHVVDTLRFLVSGPVDDVTVRARTEGGLLHHVVLQLAGDGFTALGVMNRLSGSAEEILEVSGQDSKRQVVNLAETIDHKGQPTVRRRGDWVPVARQRGIEQVVLAFLGAVRAGKVLSARDALATHELCERVVTAVLERSAAT; the protein is encoded by the coding sequence GTGAAGGTCGGCTGTATCGGACTCGGCGACATCGCGCAGAAGGCCTACCTCCCGGTGCTCGGCACGCTTCCCGGCGTCGAACTGCATCTGCACACCCGCACACCCGCCACGCTCACCCGTGTCGCGGACACCCTGCACCTCCCCGCCGGGCAGCGTCACACCGAGCTGCGGACGCTGCTGGACCAGGGGCTCGACGCGGCCTTCGTGCACGCCTCCACCGCCGCCCACCCCGAACTCGTCGCACGGCTGCTGGAAGCGGGCGTGCCGACCTACGTCGACAAGCCCCTCGCCTACGAACTGGCCGACTCCGAGCGGCTGGTGGCGCTCGCGGAGGAGCGGAACACCACCCTGACGGTCGGCTTCAACCGGAGGTACGCGCCCGGCTACGTCCAGTGCGCCGACCATCCCCGCGAGCTGATCCTGATGCAGAAGAATCGCGTCGGGCTGCCCGAGAACCCCCGCACGATGATCCTCGACGATTTCATCCATGTCGTGGACACGCTGCGGTTCCTGGTGTCCGGCCCGGTCGACGACGTCACCGTGCGGGCGCGCACCGAGGGCGGGCTGCTGCACCACGTCGTGCTCCAGCTCGCCGGGGACGGGTTCACCGCGCTCGGCGTGATGAACAGGCTGAGCGGTTCGGCCGAGGAGATCCTCGAGGTCTCCGGGCAGGACAGCAAGCGGCAGGTGGTCAACCTCGCCGAGACGATCGACCACAAGGGCCAGCCCACCGTGCGCCGCCGCGGTGACTGGGTGCCGGTGGCCCGTCAGCGCGGCATCGAGCAGGTGGTGCTGGCCTTCCTGGGCGCCGTGCGCGCGGGGAAGGTGCTCAGCGCCCGGGACGCGTTGGCCACTCACGAACTGTGCGAACGGGTCGTGACCGCGGTCCTGGAGCGGTCCGCCGCGACCTGA
- a CDS encoding dienelactone hydrolase family protein: MRLHHSETASDGVREQLFTLDEIPGVLWTPVGAVGTRPLVLLGHGGGRHKKDPDLVTRARRLVTERGYAVVAVDVPGHGDRPVDEEYDRIATGNQARIAAGEEPAPLIAGFQALVARRTVPEWRAVLDAVQALGHVGAGPVGYWGVSLGCGLGVPFVVDEPRVRAAVLGLGGASASASAAARITVPVQFWVQWDDERVPRAHGLALFDALASAEKALHAHPGGHGEIPVHEPDDTLRFFARHLG; this comes from the coding sequence ATGCGCTTGCACCACTCCGAGACGGCGTCCGACGGCGTCCGCGAACAGCTCTTCACCCTCGATGAGATCCCCGGCGTCCTGTGGACGCCCGTGGGCGCCGTCGGCACCCGCCCCCTCGTCCTGCTGGGACACGGCGGTGGCCGGCACAAGAAGGACCCCGACCTCGTCACCCGTGCCCGCCGTCTCGTGACCGAACGCGGTTACGCGGTGGTCGCGGTGGACGTGCCCGGCCACGGGGACCGGCCGGTGGACGAGGAGTACGACAGGATCGCGACCGGGAACCAGGCCCGCATCGCCGCCGGTGAGGAGCCGGCTCCGCTGATCGCCGGCTTCCAGGCACTCGTGGCCCGCCGGACCGTCCCCGAATGGCGGGCGGTCCTGGACGCGGTCCAGGCGCTCGGTCACGTCGGGGCCGGCCCGGTGGGCTACTGGGGGGTGTCCCTCGGATGCGGACTCGGCGTACCGTTCGTCGTCGACGAACCCCGCGTGCGTGCCGCGGTGTTGGGCCTCGGCGGAGCGTCGGCCTCGGCATCGGCCGCCGCGCGGATCACGGTCCCGGTGCAGTTCTGGGTGCAGTGGGACGACGAACGGGTGCCGCGGGCCCACGGCCTGGCGCTGTTCGACGCCCTGGCCTCGGCCGAGAAGGCCCTGCACGCCCACCCCGGCGGACACGGGGAGATCCCGGTCCATGAACCGGACGACACACTGCGGTTCTTCGCCCGGCACCTCGGCTGA
- a CDS encoding uracil-DNA glycosylase yields MTDIAMLPESWQGVLGDELQQPYFKELTEFVEGERAKGPVHPPREEVFAALDATPYDKVKVLILGQDPYHGEGQGHGLCFSVRPGVRTPPSLRNIYKEMQAELGTPIPDNGYLMPWAEQGVLLLNAVLTVRGGEANSHKGRGWEKFTDAVIKAVAGRPDPAVFVLWGNYAQKKLPLIDETRHAVVKGAHPSPLSAKKFFGSRPFTQINEAVAAQGHEPIDWTIPNLG; encoded by the coding sequence GTGACCGACATCGCCATGCTGCCCGAGTCCTGGCAGGGCGTTCTGGGCGACGAACTGCAGCAGCCCTACTTCAAGGAGCTGACCGAGTTCGTCGAGGGGGAGCGGGCCAAGGGCCCCGTCCATCCGCCCCGCGAGGAGGTCTTCGCGGCGCTCGACGCCACGCCGTACGACAAGGTGAAGGTGCTGATCCTCGGCCAGGACCCCTACCACGGCGAGGGCCAGGGCCACGGACTGTGCTTCTCGGTCCGGCCGGGGGTGCGGACGCCGCCGTCGCTGCGGAACATCTACAAGGAGATGCAGGCGGAACTGGGCACGCCGATCCCCGACAACGGCTATCTGATGCCCTGGGCCGAGCAGGGCGTGCTGCTGCTCAACGCGGTGCTCACGGTCCGCGGCGGCGAGGCCAACTCGCACAAGGGACGCGGCTGGGAGAAGTTCACCGACGCGGTGATCAAGGCGGTGGCCGGCCGGCCCGACCCGGCGGTCTTCGTGCTGTGGGGGAACTACGCGCAGAAGAAGCTGCCGCTGATCGACGAGACGCGGCACGCGGTGGTCAAGGGCGCCCACCCCTCGCCGCTGTCGGCGAAGAAGTTCTTCGGCTCCCGCCCGTTCACACAGATCAACGAGGCGGTGGCGGCGCAGGGCCACGAGCCGATCGACTGGACGATCCCGAACCTGGGCTGA
- a CDS encoding SDR family oxidoreductase — protein MTSVELSGKVALITGASRGIGYGVAEALVARGDRVCITGRNEDALKAAVESLGPDRVIGVAGKAHDEEHQAVAVARTMEAFGRIDHLVNNAGTNPVFGAIADLDLNVARKVFETNVLSALGFAQRTWHAWQKENGGAIVNIASVAGISASPFIGAYGVSKAAMINLTQQLAHEFAPAVRVNAIAPAVVKTRFAQALYEGREAEAAASYPLGRLGVPSDIGGAAAFLTSDQSDWITGQTLVVDGGIFLNAGVG, from the coding sequence ATGACTTCGGTGGAACTCTCGGGCAAGGTCGCCCTCATCACCGGCGCCAGCCGCGGCATCGGCTACGGCGTGGCCGAGGCGCTCGTCGCCCGCGGCGACCGGGTCTGCATCACCGGCCGCAACGAGGACGCCCTCAAGGCGGCCGTCGAGTCGCTCGGCCCCGACCGCGTCATCGGCGTGGCCGGCAAGGCGCACGACGAGGAGCACCAGGCCGTCGCCGTCGCGCGCACCATGGAGGCGTTCGGCCGCATCGACCACCTCGTCAACAACGCGGGCACCAACCCGGTGTTCGGGGCGATCGCGGACCTCGACCTGAACGTGGCGCGCAAGGTCTTCGAGACCAACGTGCTCTCCGCGCTCGGGTTCGCCCAGCGGACCTGGCACGCCTGGCAGAAGGAGAACGGCGGGGCGATCGTCAACATCGCCTCCGTGGCCGGTATCTCGGCCTCGCCGTTCATCGGGGCGTACGGCGTCAGCAAGGCCGCGATGATCAACCTGACCCAGCAGCTCGCCCACGAGTTCGCGCCGGCGGTACGGGTCAACGCGATCGCGCCCGCCGTGGTCAAGACGAGGTTCGCGCAGGCCCTGTACGAGGGCCGGGAGGCGGAGGCCGCCGCCTCCTACCCGCTCGGCCGGCTCGGCGTGCCCTCCGACATCGGTGGGGCCGCCGCGTTCCTCACCTCCGACCAGTCGGACTGGATCACCGGGCAGACGCTCGTCGTGGACGGCGGCATCTTCCTCAACGCGGGCGTCGGCTGA
- the fabG gene encoding 3-oxoacyl-ACP reductase FabG has product MSTTEARVAVVTGAARGIGAATAVRLAAEGRAVAVLDLDEAACKDTVEKITAAGGRALAVGCDVSDEAQVAAAVERVAQELGAPTILVNNAGVLRDNLLFKMSVSDWDTVMNVHLRGAFLMSRACQKHMVDAHFGRIVNLSSSSALGNRGQVNYSAAKAGLQGFTKTLAKELGKFGVTANAVAPGFIATEMTKATADRVGMGFDDFKAAAATQIPVARVGEPEDIANAIAFFTGEAAGFVSGQVLYVAGGPLD; this is encoded by the coding sequence ATGTCCACCACTGAAGCGCGGGTAGCCGTCGTCACCGGCGCGGCGCGCGGCATCGGCGCCGCCACCGCCGTACGTCTGGCCGCCGAGGGCCGGGCCGTCGCGGTGCTCGACCTCGACGAGGCAGCCTGCAAGGACACCGTCGAGAAGATCACCGCCGCCGGCGGCCGGGCGCTCGCGGTCGGCTGCGACGTCTCCGACGAGGCCCAGGTCGCGGCGGCCGTCGAACGCGTCGCCCAGGAGCTGGGCGCGCCCACGATCCTCGTCAACAACGCGGGTGTGCTCCGCGACAACCTGCTGTTCAAGATGAGCGTCTCCGACTGGGACACCGTCATGAACGTGCACCTGCGCGGCGCCTTCCTGATGTCCCGCGCCTGCCAGAAGCACATGGTCGACGCGCACTTCGGGCGGATCGTCAACCTCTCCTCGTCCTCCGCGCTCGGCAACCGCGGCCAGGTCAACTACTCCGCCGCCAAGGCCGGTCTGCAGGGCTTCACCAAGACCCTCGCCAAGGAGCTCGGCAAGTTCGGCGTCACCGCCAACGCCGTGGCCCCCGGCTTCATCGCCACCGAGATGACCAAGGCCACCGCCGACCGCGTCGGCATGGGCTTCGACGACTTCAAGGCCGCCGCCGCCACCCAGATCCCGGTCGCACGCGTCGGTGAGCCCGAGGACATCGCCAACGCCATCGCCTTCTTCACGGGCGAGGCCGCGGGCTTCGTCTCCGGCCAGGTGCTGTACGTGGCCGGCGGACCGCTCGACTAG
- a CDS encoding DUF3037 domain-containing protein: MNDRDVFEYALLRVVPRVERGECINAGVLVYCRARSFVAARTHLDEGKLRALDPAADVDGVRAALRAVEGVCAGGAAAGPAAGDDAGRRFRWLVAPRSTIVSPGPVHTGLTADPAAEAERLLALLVR; encoded by the coding sequence GTGAACGACCGAGACGTCTTCGAGTACGCGCTGCTGCGGGTCGTGCCGCGCGTCGAACGTGGTGAGTGCATCAACGCGGGAGTGCTCGTCTACTGCCGGGCCCGGTCCTTCGTCGCCGCGCGCACCCATCTGGACGAGGGAAAACTGCGCGCCCTTGACCCGGCGGCGGACGTGGACGGTGTGCGCGCCGCGCTGCGCGCCGTCGAGGGCGTGTGCGCGGGCGGCGCCGCCGCCGGCCCTGCCGCCGGGGACGACGCCGGGCGGCGCTTCCGCTGGCTGGTCGCCCCCCGGTCGACGATCGTGAGCCCCGGCCCGGTGCACACGGGACTGACCGCCGATCCGGCGGCCGAGGCGGAGCGATTGCTCGCGCTGCTGGTGAGGTAA
- a CDS encoding HipA family kinase, which produces MLKEVTATRYITPLREGGSLPGLIEADDLAAYVLKFSGAGQGRKTLVAEVVCGTLARRLGLRVPGLVTVALDPVLGLGEPDEEVQALLRGSGGLNLGMDFLSGALGFDALAFPVDPAEAGRIVWFDALVNNVDRSWRNPNLLRWRGELWLIDHGATMIWQHNWPTAEASAARPYDASDHALAPFAPDVAAAAAELAPLVTAELLAEVTAEIPDAWLADEPGFATPDEVRRAYAAPLLTRAPAIHARVTGLDRAARATVTQENK; this is translated from the coding sequence ATGCTCAAGGAAGTCACCGCGACCCGCTACATCACGCCCCTGCGGGAGGGCGGCTCGCTGCCGGGACTGATCGAGGCGGACGATCTCGCCGCGTACGTCCTGAAGTTCAGCGGTGCGGGGCAGGGCCGCAAGACGCTCGTCGCCGAGGTGGTGTGCGGCACGCTCGCCCGGCGGCTCGGACTGCGCGTGCCCGGTCTCGTCACCGTCGCCCTCGATCCCGTACTGGGCCTCGGCGAACCCGACGAGGAGGTGCAGGCGCTGCTGCGGGGGAGCGGCGGGCTCAACCTCGGCATGGACTTCCTCAGCGGCGCCCTCGGCTTCGACGCCCTCGCCTTCCCCGTCGACCCCGCGGAGGCCGGGCGGATCGTCTGGTTCGACGCGCTGGTCAACAACGTCGACCGCTCATGGCGCAACCCCAACCTGCTGCGGTGGCGGGGCGAGCTGTGGCTCATCGACCACGGGGCCACCATGATCTGGCAGCACAACTGGCCCACCGCCGAGGCCTCCGCCGCCCGCCCCTACGACGCCTCGGACCACGCACTGGCCCCCTTCGCGCCGGACGTCGCCGCGGCCGCCGCCGAGCTGGCCCCGCTGGTGACCGCGGAGCTGCTGGCCGAGGTGACCGCCGAGATCCCCGACGCCTGGCTGGCGGACGAACCCGGCTTCGCCACCCCGGACGAGGTGCGCCGTGCCTACGCGGCCCCGCTGCTGACCCGGGCCCCCGCGATCCACGCACGCGTCACCGGCCTCGACCGCGCCGCCCGCGCGACCGTCACGCAGGAGAACAAGTGA
- a CDS encoding Rieske (2Fe-2S) protein: protein MTSESLHPAPAPARRTVMAAAGAAGLAVALTACGGGDDDSSSSSASTGGGDSASKDSGAGAGSGGTELAKTSDIPEGGGKVFGDKGVVVTQPAAGQFKAFSSKCTHQGCAVSSISNGVITCPCHNSQFSASDGSVKKGPATQPLAAAKITVDGESIKLG, encoded by the coding sequence ATGACCAGCGAATCGCTCCACCCCGCTCCGGCTCCGGCCCGCCGTACGGTCATGGCGGCGGCCGGCGCGGCGGGACTCGCCGTCGCGCTGACCGCGTGCGGGGGCGGGGACGACGACTCGTCCTCCTCCAGCGCGAGCACCGGCGGCGGCGACAGCGCCTCGAAGGACTCCGGGGCGGGCGCGGGTTCCGGTGGCACCGAACTGGCGAAGACCTCCGACATCCCCGAGGGCGGCGGCAAGGTCTTCGGTGACAAGGGCGTGGTGGTGACGCAACCCGCCGCCGGCCAGTTCAAGGCCTTCTCGTCCAAGTGCACGCACCAGGGCTGCGCGGTGAGCAGCATCAGCAACGGCGTGATCACCTGCCCCTGCCACAACAGCCAGTTCTCCGCCAGCGACGGCAGCGTGAAGAAGGGCCCGGCGACCCAGCCGCTGGCCGCCGCGAAGATCACCGTGGACGGTGAGTCGATCAAGCTCGGCTGA
- a CDS encoding pyridoxamine 5'-phosphate oxidase family protein, producing the protein MSATQRRGRRIMMTPAELDEFLTTQRSCRVATLSADGAPHVSPLWFVWDGTSMWLYSVVRSKRWADLRSDPRIAVVVDTGEEYDELRGVELSGVAEFVGEVPRTGELRAELDVAETLFARKNFGLEEMPHDGRHAWIRLTPDRTVSWDFRKLGRT; encoded by the coding sequence ATGTCCGCCACCCAGCGCCGGGGGCGCAGGATCATGATGACGCCGGCGGAGCTGGACGAGTTCCTCACCACCCAGCGCAGCTGCCGGGTCGCGACCCTCTCCGCGGACGGCGCCCCGCACGTCAGCCCCCTGTGGTTCGTGTGGGACGGCACCTCGATGTGGCTGTACTCCGTGGTGCGCAGCAAGCGCTGGGCGGATCTGCGCAGCGACCCGCGGATCGCCGTCGTCGTCGACACCGGCGAGGAGTACGACGAGCTGCGGGGCGTGGAGCTGTCGGGGGTCGCGGAGTTCGTGGGCGAGGTGCCGCGCACCGGCGAGCTGCGCGCCGAACTGGACGTGGCGGAGACGCTGTTCGCCCGCAAGAACTTCGGTCTGGAGGAGATGCCGCACGACGGCCGGCATGCCTGGATCCGGCTCACCCCGGACAGGACGGTCTCCTGGGACTTCCGCAAACTGGGACGGACGTAG
- a CDS encoding LysR family transcriptional regulator, with product MLNLERLRTLDALARHGSVSAAAEGLHVTTSAVSQQLAKLEREVGQRLLAKNGRGVRLTDAGRLLAEHAARILSQVELARSDLEAQRGRVVGELRLAAFPTAARGLFPAALSDLRVRHPSLRLRSCELEPEAGVAGVVRGDLDLAVVLDWYNKPMPLPDGLVKASLLDDPADVAMPAGHRLADRTEVDLGEFAHDEWITWNEGEFCHEWLMFTLRSQGVEPIIGHRAAETHTQLRMVAAGLGVCVAPVLGRDPMPDGVVTVPVRQRVRRHVYVVWRADADRRPSIRAAVAALRAAAEEAVGAPRGDEDA from the coding sequence CGCGGCCGCCGAAGGACTGCACGTGACGACCTCGGCCGTCTCCCAGCAACTGGCGAAGCTGGAGCGCGAGGTCGGTCAGCGGCTGCTGGCCAAGAACGGACGGGGCGTACGGCTGACCGACGCGGGGCGGCTGCTCGCCGAGCACGCCGCGCGCATCCTGTCCCAGGTCGAGCTGGCCCGCTCCGATCTGGAGGCGCAACGCGGGCGCGTCGTGGGCGAGTTGCGGCTGGCCGCGTTCCCCACGGCCGCGCGTGGACTGTTCCCGGCCGCGCTCTCCGACCTGCGCGTCCGGCACCCCTCGCTCCGACTGCGCTCCTGCGAACTGGAGCCGGAGGCCGGCGTCGCCGGGGTCGTCCGCGGGGACCTCGACCTGGCGGTGGTCCTGGACTGGTACAACAAGCCGATGCCGCTGCCGGACGGGCTGGTCAAGGCCTCGCTCCTGGACGATCCCGCCGACGTGGCCATGCCGGCCGGGCACCGGCTCGCGGACCGCACGGAGGTCGACCTCGGGGAGTTCGCCCACGACGAGTGGATCACCTGGAACGAGGGCGAGTTCTGTCACGAGTGGCTGATGTTCACCCTGCGGTCACAGGGCGTCGAACCGATCATCGGACACCGTGCCGCCGAGACGCACACGCAACTGCGGATGGTCGCCGCCGGGCTGGGCGTGTGCGTCGCGCCCGTGCTCGGCCGGGACCCGATGCCGGACGGCGTGGTCACCGTGCCGGTGCGCCAGCGGGTGCGCCGGCACGTCTACGTGGTGTGGCGGGCGGACGCGGACCGCCGCCCGTCGATCCGGGCGGCGGTCGCGGCGCTGCGGGCGGCGGCGGAGGAGGCGGTGGGGGCGCCCCGCGGAGACGAGGACGCTTAA